The Microcystis aeruginosa NIES-843 sequence AAAAACCACCATCACCGTGGGAATGCCGTTAACCCGGCGTTGAATCGGTAACTGATAAACTTGCGGGGAATTTTTCCTATTTCTGGATGAACCGCCACAGAGACGGCTAAGATCTATGTGTTGTCCATCTGCTCTTTGGAGAAAGCATTCCGATTGAGCGAGAGTCGTAGGGGTGAAGGGAAATAACAGCAGGGTGCTGGCCAATGCGATCGCAGAAATAGACTTATTCATGGGTTTAACATCGAGAAGACTGACTCGGAAAAGAACGCTTCTAGCCCTATAATTCCCCAAAAAAGCGGGAAAATAAGGGGTATTTAACCCGGAGGCCAAGCCATTAGGCGATCGCCTAAGAGATGGACATGAAGATGATCGACGGTTTGACCCCCATGTTCCCCATTATTGATCACCACGCGATAACCTTGACTTAATTTAGCTTCGGCGGCCACCTTTTTAACAGTTAGTAACAAATGCCCCAATAAATCGCGATCGCTGTCGCTGGCTTCCTCTAGTTTCGGAATCGGTTTTTTGGGGATAATGAGGATATGGGTGGGTGCTTGGGGATTAACATCTCGAAAAGCGAGAACCAGATCATCTTCATAAACGATCGAGGCAGGAATTTCTTTACGGATAATTTTGCTAAAAATAGTCTCGCTCATAGACAAATTGCTTTTTTTTTAACTATACCATTAAGCTCTCAGCTTTTCTGGCTAGGTTATCCCTAGAAATACGCTGATTTTCTGGGTAAATTCCCAGATAAAATCATTTTTATGCGGAAAACTAGCCGAACATCCTGTTTAATTTTCCTAAGAACTCACTTTATTTTTAGTTGAGCCAAAATGTTAGCAAGGGTTTGGAGTGCGGCAATTATCGGCATCGATGCCATTAAAATCGGGGTAGAGGTGGATGTATCGGGGGGATTACCCGGAATTGCCGTGGTGGGTTTACCCGATACCGCCGTGCAGGAGTCGAAAGAAAGGGTAAAAGCTTCCCTAAAAAATGCCGGATTTGCCTTTCCCATCCGCAAAATTGTCATCAATTTAAGTCCCGCCGATATCCGCAAAGAGGGGCCGATTTATGATTTACCGATTAGTATCGGCA is a genomic window containing:
- a CDS encoding histidine triad nucleotide-binding protein yields the protein MSETIFSKIIRKEIPASIVYEDDLVLAFRDVNPQAPTHILIIPKKPIPKLEEASDSDRDLLGHLLLTVKKVAAEAKLSQGYRVVINNGEHGGQTVDHLHVHLLGDRLMAWPPG